TGGAATAGAGAGATGTATTTCTCCAAAGTCATTTACTTTAAATTTGTATCTGCCATCTACAACCCTAAGGTCATATCCCTTTATATCAGCCTCATCAGATAGACCAAACTTAATAACCTTTTTTTCTATCTGGGGGAGTATATCTCTTATGTTTGGGTCGTCTATATTAACAGCAACAGCACCATAAAAAGGAACTTTGTTGGCAAACTGGATAAATGCCTGTTTTATATCATCAAGATTTTTATAAAATCCAAGATGTTCCACGTCTATGTTGTTTATAGAAACAATTGTGGGAGTAAGTCTTAAAAAAGAGCCATCACTTTCGTCTGATTCGGTAACAATAAATTCGCCTCTACCTAATTTAGCATTGCTGCCGTAAGCCTCAAGTTTTCCACCAATAACAACAGTTGGGTCATATCCGGTTTTTCCCAGTATAAAGCCGACCATTGAGGTCGTTGTTGTTTTTCCGTGGCTGCCTGCTATTGCTATGCCATACTTAAATCTCATTAGTTCAGCAAGCATCTCTCCCCGTGGTATAGTAGGAATGCCAAGTTCCTTTGCTCTAACCAGCTCAGGATTATCCGGTTTTACAGCTGAGGAATAAACTACAACATCGGCACCCTCTACATTTTTGGGGTCATGGCCTATAAAAACTTTTGCACCCATTTCTTTCAATGATATTACTGTCTGGCTTTCTTTAAGGTCTGAGCCTGTAACGGTAAATCCCTGATTTAATAAAACCTGAGCAATTCCATTCATACCAGAGCCGCCTATACCTATAAAATGTATCCTTCTGACCTTACCTCTGAACATTTAGCACTCCAAAAGCTGATTATGATTTAAATAATTTTATAATGTTTTGAAAATTTTATATACTTAAGAGGTTATGGATAGGATTGATAATCTTTACAGAAAATTAAGAATTTTTTATAAACGGCTTACAGGAAGGGAAAAAACAACTATTTTTTTCGTTTCTTTTCTTTTTTTTATTGTGTTTTTGAAGGCTATACATGATGTTAGAACCTACCGTATTATCAAAAAAGAAGAGATAGAAAAAGCCTTTAAATTTAAGAAAGTTATTGTATTGTATAGGGAAATAAATAGATATACAGATATAGTCCCTATAAATTGTTCTGCAGTAG
This genomic window from Persephonella sp. IF05-L8 contains:
- the murC gene encoding UDP-N-acetylmuramate--L-alanine ligase gives rise to the protein MFRGKVRRIHFIGIGGSGMNGIAQVLLNQGFTVTGSDLKESQTVISLKEMGAKVFIGHDPKNVEGADVVVYSSAVKPDNPELVRAKELGIPTIPRGEMLAELMRFKYGIAIAGSHGKTTTTSMVGFILGKTGYDPTVVIGGKLEAYGSNAKLGRGEFIVTESDESDGSFLRLTPTIVSINNIDVEHLGFYKNLDDIKQAFIQFANKVPFYGAVAVNIDDPNIRDILPQIEKKVIKFGLSDEADIKGYDLRVVDGRYKFKVNDFGEIHLSIPGKHNVYNALSAISIAYELGVPFCVVKESLENFKNANRRFEVKHTDDITIIDDYAHHPTEIQATLEAAKEMFPDKRLIAVFQPHRYTRVFSLYDQFVEAFDIPDITVITDIYPAGENPIDSVSGEKLAQDIRNKTGKNVYYSGDLQKTANLLSSLIRKDDVVLIMGAGSITKLADMLSEKLKSRVEK